One genomic segment of Streptomyces sp. NBC_00239 includes these proteins:
- a CDS encoding ABC transporter ATP-binding protein has product MSGPGGRMMMGPAQKSMDFKGSGKRLLKQLAQDKAKLWGMVAAVVGSVAMSVSGPKILGEATDLVFAGIVGRQMEPGLTKEQALDGLRAKGEGGMADMLSGTDFTPGEGIDFHAVGVVALWALLVFTLAGLLMLVATRLSNHVMNGMVYRMREELQAKLSRLPLSYFDQQKRGEVLSRATNDIDNIGQTLQQTLGQLMNSLLTIVGVLAMMFWISPLLALVALVTVPVSVFIAARIGKKSQPQFVAQWKTTGVLNAHIEEMYSGHTLVKVFGRQQESADAFAESNEALYRASFRAQFVSGLMQPVMFLVSNINYVLVAVVGGLRVASGTLSIGDVQAFIQYSRQFSMPLTQVASMANLVQSGVASAERIYELLDAPEQEPDTELPERPAELKGQVTLDRVAFRYEPDKPLIEDLSLSVEPGQTVAIVGPTGAGKTTLVNLLMRFYEVTGGRICLDGVDVARMTREELRSGVGMVLQDTWLFGGTIAENIAYGAAREVTRGEIEEAARAAHADRFIRTLPEGYDTVLDDEGAGVSAGEKQLITIARAFLSDPVILVLDEATSSVDTRTEVLIQKAMARLAHGRTSFVIAHRLSTIRDADVILVMENGSIVEQGTHGELLAAQGAYARLYAAQFAQAVAEVD; this is encoded by the coding sequence ATGAGCGGGCCCGGTGGACGGATGATGATGGGGCCGGCCCAGAAGTCGATGGACTTCAAGGGGTCGGGCAAGCGGCTGCTGAAACAGCTGGCGCAGGACAAGGCGAAGTTGTGGGGCATGGTCGCGGCCGTGGTCGGCAGCGTCGCCATGTCGGTGTCCGGCCCGAAGATCCTCGGCGAGGCAACCGACCTGGTGTTCGCGGGGATCGTGGGCCGTCAGATGGAGCCGGGGCTCACCAAGGAGCAGGCCCTGGACGGGCTGCGCGCCAAGGGCGAGGGCGGCATGGCGGACATGCTGTCGGGGACCGACTTCACGCCGGGCGAGGGCATCGATTTCCATGCGGTCGGCGTGGTGGCGCTGTGGGCGCTGCTGGTGTTCACGCTGGCGGGCCTGCTGATGCTGGTGGCGACGCGGCTGTCGAACCACGTGATGAACGGCATGGTCTACCGGATGCGCGAGGAGCTGCAGGCGAAGCTGTCGCGGCTGCCGCTGTCGTACTTCGACCAGCAGAAGCGCGGCGAGGTGCTGAGCCGGGCGACCAACGACATCGACAACATCGGGCAGACCCTCCAGCAGACGCTGGGGCAGCTGATGAACTCGCTGCTGACCATCGTCGGCGTGCTGGCGATGATGTTCTGGATCTCGCCGCTGCTGGCGCTGGTCGCGCTGGTGACGGTGCCGGTGTCGGTGTTCATCGCGGCGCGGATCGGCAAGAAGTCGCAGCCGCAGTTCGTGGCGCAGTGGAAGACCACCGGTGTGCTGAACGCACACATCGAGGAGATGTACTCGGGCCACACGCTGGTGAAGGTGTTCGGCCGGCAGCAGGAGTCCGCGGACGCGTTCGCCGAGTCGAACGAGGCGCTGTACCGGGCTTCGTTCCGGGCGCAGTTCGTCAGCGGTCTGATGCAGCCGGTGATGTTCCTCGTGTCGAACATCAACTACGTGCTGGTGGCGGTCGTCGGCGGCCTGCGGGTGGCCTCGGGCACCCTGTCGATCGGTGACGTGCAGGCGTTCATCCAGTACTCGCGCCAGTTCTCGATGCCGTTGACGCAGGTCGCGTCGATGGCGAACCTGGTGCAGTCCGGGGTGGCCTCCGCCGAGCGGATCTACGAGCTGCTGGACGCACCCGAGCAGGAGCCGGACACCGAGCTGCCGGAGCGGCCGGCGGAGCTCAAGGGGCAGGTGACCCTGGACCGGGTGGCGTTCCGCTACGAGCCGGACAAGCCGCTGATCGAGGACCTGTCGCTGTCGGTGGAGCCCGGCCAGACGGTCGCGATCGTCGGCCCGACGGGCGCGGGCAAGACCACGCTGGTGAACCTGCTGATGCGGTTCTACGAGGTGACGGGCGGGCGGATCTGCCTGGACGGGGTGGACGTCGCGCGCATGACCCGCGAGGAGCTGCGGTCGGGCGTCGGGATGGTCCTCCAGGACACCTGGCTGTTCGGCGGGACCATCGCGGAGAACATCGCGTACGGGGCGGCGCGGGAGGTCACCCGGGGCGAGATCGAGGAGGCGGCGCGCGCGGCGCACGCCGACCGGTTCATCCGGACCCTGCCGGAGGGCTACGACACGGTCCTGGACGACGAGGGTGCGGGCGTCAGCGCGGGCGAGAAGCAGCTGATCACGATCGCGCGGGCGTTCCTGTCGGATCCGGTGATCCTGGTCCTCGACGAGGCGACGAGCTCGGTCGACACCCGTACCGAGGTGCTGATCCAGAAGGCGATGGCGCGCCTCGCGCACGGGCGGACCTCGTTCGTGATCGCGCACCGGCTGTCCACGATCCGCGACGCGGACGTGATCCTGGTGATGGAGAACGGCTCGATCGTCGAGCAGGGCACGCACGGCGAGCTGCTGGCGGCGCAGGGCGCGTACGCGCGGCTGTACGCGGCGCAGTTCGCGCAGGCGGTCGCCGAGGTGGACTGA